One window from the genome of Enterobacteriaceae bacterium Kacie_13 encodes:
- the fliF gene encoding flagellar basal body M-ring protein FliF encodes MNATTNGIKNKNTASLMAALERLRSSPKIILLISASVAITIIIALIFWAKSPSYRVLYSNISDQDGGAIVAQLTQMNVPYRFAERGGAIMVPENKVHEARLTLAQLGLPKGGAVGFELLDQEKFGISQFSEQVNFQRALEGELSRTIETLGSVQNARVHLAMPKPSMFVREQKLASASVTVTLSQGRSLDSGQVSAITYLISSAVPGLNADNVTIVDQSGHLLTQSGGQAMQTTQLKYTSEVEADYQQRIQTILATIVGRNNVKAQVTAQLDFTQHEQTAEQFQPNTAPDKMAIRSRQTSDAEQGSKNGVGGVPGALSNQPPTPATAPITQVPAPNQPAQGAAAGGNAANNTARNGAGTAETTVATPMPFNNRKDNTTNYELDRTLTHIKRSTGSIERLSVAVVVNYLPGKDGVPVALTPEQLEQINALVKETMGYSAARGDTINIVNSPFTAVEEDAAPPFWKQEGFINLLLSAARYLLIAIVAWFLWRKAVQPAWLRNQELVLQRLELEKQARQAEIDANTRRAESSVRAKAEQRVETEINTQSLRELAEQEPRVIALVIRQWMNKELKS; translated from the coding sequence ATGAATGCCACAACAAACGGTATCAAAAACAAGAATACAGCGAGTCTGATGGCAGCATTAGAACGGCTTCGTTCGAGCCCTAAAATTATTTTGCTTATCAGCGCCTCCGTGGCGATCACAATCATTATTGCCCTTATATTTTGGGCAAAATCTCCGTCTTATCGGGTTCTGTACAGCAATATCAGCGATCAGGACGGCGGCGCTATCGTGGCGCAATTAACACAAATGAATGTGCCTTATCGCTTTGCGGAGAGAGGCGGCGCCATCATGGTGCCTGAAAATAAGGTGCACGAGGCCCGTCTGACCCTCGCTCAGCTTGGACTGCCAAAAGGCGGCGCTGTCGGTTTTGAATTACTCGATCAGGAAAAGTTCGGCATCAGCCAGTTCAGTGAGCAGGTGAACTTTCAGCGTGCGCTGGAAGGGGAACTTTCCCGCACCATTGAAACTCTGGGCAGTGTGCAGAACGCTCGCGTACATCTGGCGATGCCAAAACCGTCAATGTTTGTACGGGAACAAAAACTGGCCTCTGCGTCCGTGACCGTGACGCTGAGCCAGGGCCGTTCGCTGGACTCCGGGCAGGTCAGTGCGATCACCTATCTTATCTCGAGCGCAGTGCCTGGGTTGAATGCGGATAACGTCACGATTGTCGATCAAAGCGGGCACTTACTGACGCAAAGCGGCGGTCAGGCAATGCAGACCACACAGCTGAAATACACCAGCGAAGTGGAAGCCGATTATCAGCAGCGTATCCAGACCATTCTGGCCACCATTGTCGGGCGCAATAACGTCAAGGCGCAGGTTACCGCGCAGCTCGATTTCACCCAACATGAACAGACCGCCGAGCAGTTCCAGCCAAATACTGCACCGGACAAAATGGCCATCCGCAGCCGTCAGACCAGTGATGCCGAGCAGGGCAGCAAAAACGGCGTTGGCGGGGTTCCGGGCGCGTTGAGCAATCAGCCGCCAACCCCGGCTACTGCGCCGATCACTCAGGTACCGGCACCGAATCAACCTGCACAGGGCGCAGCGGCCGGCGGGAATGCTGCCAACAACACCGCACGTAATGGCGCAGGAACGGCAGAAACCACTGTCGCTACGCCGATGCCGTTTAACAATCGTAAAGACAACACCACCAACTATGAGCTAGACCGCACCCTGACACATATCAAGCGCAGTACGGGCAGTATCGAACGCCTGTCGGTCGCTGTAGTGGTCAACTATCTGCCAGGTAAAGACGGTGTGCCGGTGGCGTTAACGCCGGAGCAGCTTGAGCAGATCAATGCGCTGGTGAAAGAGACCATGGGCTATTCCGCTGCGCGTGGCGACACCATCAACATCGTCAACTCGCCGTTTACTGCAGTGGAAGAGGACGCCGCACCGCCGTTCTGGAAGCAGGAAGGCTTTATTAATCTGCTGCTTTCCGCCGCTCGTTACCTGTTGATCGCCATCGTCGCGTGGTTCCTGTGGCGTAAAGCTGTACAGCCCGCCTGGTTGCGTAATCAGGAACTGGTATTGCAACGTCTGGAGCTGGAAAAGCAGGCGCGTCAGGCTGAAATTGATGCCAATACCCGCCGTGCCGAAAGCAGCGTCAGGGCCAAAGCCGAGCAGCGCGTTGAAACGGAAATTAACACCCAAAGCCTGCGCGAACTGGCTGAGCAGGAGCCGCGGGTTATTGCGCTGGTGATTCGCCAGTGGATGAATAAGGAGCTGAAATCATAA
- the fliE gene encoding flagellar hook-basal body complex protein FliE produces the protein MSIQSMKGVLEQISFQAQQTSATQKTPFIADNKNVDKKLQFSDILFESINSISQVQNTAKTQAQDYMTGATDIGLNDVMVSMQKSSVALNLGIQVRNKMVSAYQEIMSMGV, from the coding sequence ATGTCTATTCAATCGATGAAAGGTGTTCTGGAACAAATTAGCTTTCAGGCGCAGCAAACTTCGGCCACTCAAAAAACGCCTTTCATTGCTGACAATAAAAATGTCGATAAAAAATTACAGTTTTCTGACATTTTATTCGAAAGCATTAACAGCATCAGCCAGGTACAGAACACGGCAAAGACACAGGCTCAGGACTATATGACCGGCGCGACAGACATTGGGCTGAACGATGTCATGGTCTCCATGCAAAAATCCTCCGTGGCATTGAATCTGGGCATCCAGGTGCGTAATAAAATGGTGAGCGCGTATCAGGAAATCATGAGTATGGGTGTGTAG